In one window of Enterobacteriaceae endosymbiont of Plateumaris rustica DNA:
- a CDS encoding FAD-binding oxidoreductase — MNDWVIGKVKKIHYWTKNLFTIILNAKVNFFIPGQFTKLSLIINGKRIRRAYSYINCPKNVNHEFYIKNIKEKGNLTPYLHKLNINDEIMISKNALGSFTINNIQNCENLWMISTGTGIGPYLSILQNGSNLEKFKKIILIHALRYISDLSYINLINKFKNKLKKKLIVQIITSREKKQNYLQGHIPKLINNGSIEKKIGILINKNNTHIMLCGNPNMIYETQKLLQEKYDLSKNLKNKKGNITIEKYW; from the coding sequence ATGAATGATTGGGTTATAGGAAAAGTAAAAAAAATACATTATTGGACAAAAAATTTATTTACTATTATTTTAAATGCAAAAGTAAACTTTTTTATTCCAGGACAATTTACAAAATTATCATTAATTATAAATGGTAAACGTATACGTAGAGCATACTCTTATATAAATTGTCCTAAAAATGTTAATCATGAATTTTATATAAAAAATATAAAAGAAAAAGGTAATTTAACACCTTATTTACATAAATTAAATATTAATGATGAAATTATGATTTCTAAAAATGCTTTAGGTTCTTTTACTATTAATAATATTCAAAATTGTGAAAATTTATGGATGATATCTACTGGAACAGGTATTGGACCATATTTATCAATATTACAAAATGGAAGTAATTTAGAAAAATTTAAAAAAATTATTTTAATACATGCTTTAAGATATATATCAGATTTAAGTTATATAAATTTAATAAATAAATTTAAAAATAAATTAAAAAAAAAGCTGATCGTTCAAATCATTACTAGTAGAGAAAAAAAACAAAATTATTTACAAGGACATATTCCAAAATTAATTAATAATGGTTCTATAGAAAAAAAAATAGGTATTTTAATTAATAAGAATAATACACATATAATGTTATGTGGTAATCCTAACATGATTTATGAAACACAAAAATTATTACAAGAAAAATATGATTTATCTAAAAACTTAAAAAATAAAAAGGGAAATATTACTATTGAAAAATATTGGTAA
- the ilvG gene encoding acetolactate synthase 2 catalytic subunit, producing the protein MNGAECIIQALKKQNVKIVFGHPGGAIMPLYDALYNGEIEHILCRHEQAAAIAAIGYSRSTGNIGVCIATSGPGATNLITGIADAMVDSVPIIAITGQVPSTLIGTDAFQEIDIIGMSLSCTKHSFLINSIESLNDIFDKAFSIALSNRPGPVLIDIPKDIQLSNFIPKNLNNQLKKNIPEKKVNITKKNINKINNFLKKSNMPILYIGGGVGMSNAIFTLKNFINKTQIPVVVTLKGLGSVDNTYSYYLGMLGMHGNKAANYAVQKCDLLIAIGARFDDRVTGNPKNFASNAYIIHLDIDLSEINKICKTDFYLLGNLNYILPYLQKPNNIFKWQNYIKKIKKKYSWNYKINYFNKNKIYAPILLKKLSDLKDSNTIITTDVGQHQMWTAQHVNFSSPKNFITSSGLGTMGFGLPAAIGAQIGRPNDPVICITGDGSFMMNIQELGTIKRKKLPIKIILLDNKRLGMVKQWQQLFFSKRYSETILWDNPDFLQLASAFGISGESINYSSQIDLSLKNMFNKKEPYLLHVSINASDNVWPLVPPGKSNVNMIEEII; encoded by the coding sequence ATGAATGGAGCAGAATGTATAATTCAAGCATTAAAAAAACAAAATGTAAAAATAGTATTTGGACATCCAGGTGGAGCTATTATGCCTTTGTATGATGCATTATATAATGGAGAAATTGAACATATATTGTGTCGACATGAACAGGCTGCAGCTATTGCTGCTATAGGATATTCAAGATCTACGGGAAATATAGGAGTATGTATAGCAACATCAGGACCTGGAGCAACTAATTTAATTACAGGTATTGCAGATGCTATGGTAGATTCTGTACCCATTATAGCTATAACAGGTCAAGTTCCTTCTACATTAATTGGAACAGATGCGTTTCAAGAAATTGATATTATAGGTATGTCTTTATCATGTACTAAACATAGTTTTTTAATAAATTCAATAGAATCATTAAATGATATTTTTGATAAAGCTTTTTCAATAGCTTTATCAAATAGACCAGGACCTGTTTTAATAGATATACCAAAAGATATACAATTATCTAATTTTATTCCCAAAAATTTAAATAATCAACTTAAAAAAAATATTCCAGAAAAAAAAGTAAATATTACAAAGAAAAATATAAATAAAATTAATAATTTTTTAAAAAAATCTAATATGCCTATATTGTATATAGGTGGTGGTGTTGGCATGAGTAATGCTATTTTTACATTAAAAAATTTTATTAATAAAACACAAATACCCGTAGTAGTTACATTAAAAGGTTTAGGATCTGTAGATAATACATATTCTTATTATCTTGGTATGTTAGGAATGCATGGTAATAAAGCTGCAAACTATGCTGTACAAAAATGTGATTTATTAATAGCTATAGGTGCAAGATTTGATGATCGTGTTACAGGAAATCCAAAAAATTTTGCTTCTAATGCATATATTATACATTTAGATATAGATTTATCTGAAATTAATAAAATATGTAAAACAGATTTTTATTTATTAGGTAATTTAAATTATATACTTCCATATTTACAAAAACCTAATAATATTTTTAAATGGCAAAATTATATAAAAAAAATAAAAAAAAAATATTCTTGGAATTATAAAATTAATTATTTTAATAAAAATAAAATTTATGCTCCTATTCTTTTAAAAAAATTATCAGATCTTAAAGATTCTAATACAATTATTACTACAGATGTAGGACAACATCAAATGTGGACTGCACAACATGTTAATTTTTCATCTCCAAAAAATTTCATTACATCAAGTGGTTTAGGAACTATGGGATTTGGTTTACCTGCAGCTATTGGAGCACAAATAGGTAGACCTAACGACCCTGTAATATGTATTACAGGAGATGGATCATTTATGATGAATATTCAAGAATTAGGTACAATTAAAAGAAAAAAACTTCCTATAAAAATTATATTATTAGATAATAAAAGATTAGGAATGGTAAAACAATGGCAACAATTATTTTTTTCTAAAAGATATAGTGAAACTATATTATGGGATAATCCTGATTTTTTACAATTAGCTAGTGCTTTTGGTATATCTGGAGAAAGTATAAATTATTCTAGTCAAATAGATTTAAGTTTAAAAAATATGTTTAATAAAAAAGAACCATATTTATTACATGTTTCTATAAATGCATCTGATAATGTTTGGCCATTGGTTCCTCCAGGTAAAAGTAATGTAAATATGATAGAAGAAATTATATGA